In the Drosophila virilis strain 15010-1051.87 chromosome 4, Dvir_AGI_RSII-ME, whole genome shotgun sequence genome, acaactgtTACTATCAAACAGTTtcagcaaatgcaacagcaaaaggCCGCCGCCCTGGCTGCTGCacaggcagctgcagctgccaatGCACCAACCATCACAGAAAACATCATCATACAGCAACCCACATCAACGACAGCCGTGACGGTgcaacagccgcaacaacagcagcagcaacctcACGCAGTCGTGGCAACGTCTGCGACACAACAGATTATTGTGCCTGCCGCCACCACAGTATTGTCGCCAAGTGCAGCAGTTGGCGCCGTTGTGGTTGCCGACGATGTTGTCAGCACCACATccacaccaacaacagcaacaaatgcggGCCTGAAGTGTGGGCCCGATGTATCGATGACTCTTAATCGCATCAACGTGCAGGAGAATGAGGTTGACGTTGAGGAGTGCCTTCCCGCAGAGGTTGTCAAGCTGGACTTTGTCAGCGAGGAGGTGGCAGGGTGAAGTTTGCTGGCAGTCAATGCTGAAGCATCGCCCGGCCTGGTCGAGGATTTCTATTACTAGTAATAATGTTAAAACAGCTTCAGAATTACATAAAAGTAAATCCCTTATATGGCAGACCACACTGGCCTCATctgttaaatgttttcaaatttGATATACCTTATATTTAACCCTGAAATCGTAATTTAATGACGCATTGTAAAAGTGAAAGCATAATATCTAAGCTACCCCGAAATGTTTAGATGAGTTTTCTTATATGAAAATGTAACAATAGAGACAtgtattaaattgtttgccgCACCTAGATCTAAAGTTAAGAAGAGATTCAATAGTGCAAAGTACATAAATTTCTTGTAAGTTGAatgaaatgaataaatgaGCATAACAATAACTTACAACTTTTTATATGATCAcatgaaaattatttaattactttttgaCATAAAAGCCTGAAAAATAACATAAAGCGTGCTTATTTTTAATCTCTCATGCACAACATATGTGATATTTAAACTACAGAAACAAGTTTTATTATCATGGTTAATATATTGTCCTTTGAAATTTTGCCTGAGCTGCATACCAATTTTGGTTTGATACAGTTGGctaacataaaatatatatgctcctCCGTTAACAGTATGTTAATGTTGCTCCTCAGTTAACAGCATGTTTTGTTGcgtatgtaaataaaatatttgcagacTGTGTTTGTTTAGACGCATATTATTTGCAAAGCTAAAATGCGGATTAAGTACTTGCTAATTGTGTGCATGTACTTTATTGGATCTCTGGCATACAGACCAGTAGTAATAATCCATGGTATACTGTCGGGAGCCGAATCTATGACGCTTCTGGTGCGACATATCGAGAAGGTAAGTGAGACCtttctttgttattgtttatgcCCCCTATGGCGAGTTCAAAGTCAACCCGACAACGCAATAAAAGATTTcctgcattttcattttttttctatttagcTGCATCCGGGTACAGTTGTATACAATTGTGATAAGTTCAGTGGTTGGTACAGCCTGGAGAATGCCTGGTGGCAAGTGGAACAGATCAGGGACTACATAGGTAAGCGAACGTACCGCTAAAACAGTtctatttattaatttgatttaccATAGGTCAAATCGGAAAGCTACATCCAGAAGGGATCATCGTGTTAGGTATGTTTTCattagatatgtatatatataaatatatgtgtaagtGCATTTTGAATTCTACACAGGCTACTCTCAGGGAGGACTCTTGGCAAGGGCGGCAATACAAAGTCTACCCAATCACAATGTGAAAACCTTTATATCGTTATCATCACCCCAAGCGGGTCAATACGGAAGTAAAATAAACATGACACACAATAAACATACTTATATGGGATCAGTTATTTAGAGTTAGATGCACTAAGTTGTCTTATCTTTGCAGCTAGCTTCTTGCACCTAATCTTTCCGGATCTTGCGGCGAAGACGGCCTTTGAACTATTTTACTCTAGGGTGGGTCAACACACATCCGTGGGTGGCTACTGGAACGATCCGCATAAGCAAgaattatatatgaaatatagcGAATTCTTGCCATTGATTAATAATGAGAGGTTGAGCTCCAATTCAACATCATTTAAAATGGGCATGGAACGGCTTGATAAACTAGTTCTAATCGGAGGACCCAATGATGACGTTATTACGCCTTGGCAGTCCAggtaaaatatttgatatgaTTAACATAGTGAACCATAGTGAATCATTTGATTTGCAGCCATTTTAGCTATTTTAATGAATCATTGGATGTGGTCCCGTTTTATAAGCGAACAATATACATGAATGACTCCATCGGCCTGAAAACCTTATTGGAAGACGAACGACTAATAATTATTGTCAAGCCCTTTGTGCATCATCTCTCGTGGCACACCAACAAGAAAGTTATCAATGAAGTTATAATGCCATATCTGGATTGATCAGATTTAACTAAAGCGAGCAGAAGGCTGTGATTGGAATGGTTAAACATTCAATTTTGAACTGATACGAATAAGAGTGCACAATACACCGTACAGGTGTATATATGACCTAAAAGCTGTATACTGTCCGCTTTCTTAGAACAATTAACTACTTAAATTGttacaaatagaaaatattttgaatggtACAAGCGATATTTTACTGGAGATTAAGACTACAATCGaaataaataatgtaattCGTATTTCACAAAtcttttcaaacaaaaaattgtgcAACGTTCGGCGAAAGAAAGTTTATACCTTGGTACTCAAAGCGCTACATTTAAATGAAAGGCAATCTGATTGGAAATATATGATTGTATTAATaccatatgtatacatatagacGAAAAAGAAACGGTACTTACATACGTACGCAGTTGCCGTCAGTTGCGCGCGCTTTAGTATTTGAAGACATTGCTTTTGTATGATTAAACTTATTTTGCatcaactttttgtttatttaatgcaaaCACAGCACTAGACAAgcacacaacaaaaattaacaaaaaaaatgcaaatggagctccatttttaatttaagaagCGCGCAACCGTACGAAcaagccatttttttttttgcgaattgCGCGCGCTTCGAAATTTCACGACATTCCAACTACTGCATATATCACTTTTGAAtgatttaacttatttttcattaataaatttttaatgcaattgaatgCAAACACAACACTAAATACACTAACTAAGTAcacgaaaaaaacaattaaaaaaaagcaattgtAGATGAAGCTCCCTCCAAATTTAAGCAGCGCTGCCAtctttttttggcaaattgcgCGCTCCTAAGAATTTCACAACATACCAGCTAATGCATATATTGCTTTTGAATgattaaacttaatttgcataaaaaacactTTGCGAAATTGAATGCTAACAGCACCTTTATAAgcacacgaaaaaaaaaattaaaaaaaaacaggaaaattGTAGATGGAGCTCCCTCCAAATTTAAGCAGCGCTGCCATACTTTATATGAGCCTGCCAtcttttttttgcaaattgcgCGCGGCTACAAATTTTACGCCGTACCAACTACTGCATATATTGCTTTTGAATGATTAAACTTACATTTCACTAATACATTTAATTGGTATTCAGTGCAGACACAACACTTAATACAAACTACACAAAAAACACacgaacaaaataaaaaaaatatacacttTAGATGGAGCAGCCTCCAAAATTGAAGCGCTGCCGTACTTTGTATGCacttttttttgcaaattgcgCGCTTAAAAACTTTGCGACAAATTAACtactaaatttatttttccgTAATACACTTCAGACAAATTTAAGCAGACACAGCAATAAGTTTATGTTTATGAaccataaaattaaatataagcaCAACATTTAGTATAAACTACATACTTAATTCACGAATAATGCATTAGGTGCAGCTCACGTTTGACCAgatcatattaaaatttaaccaGCGCTGCcatattttgtgtttgtgaACAAACCATTTGTGCCCTGCTAAGTGCGCGCGGTTTCCTTTTGGCCTCTAAGCAATTTAATTGGCATATTGGTTGTATACGAATGAAAGtggttttaattaataaactaTGGTGTAATGAGTTAAAAGCACAACATTTAATCGAAAGAACATTATCTacaaatttaaacaattcaCTAAACTTGGATTGGTGGCATCTCAGCATTGAGCAGCGTTGCCATGCTTtatatttgtgaaaaatcAGCACTGTTATTTGGTAGTCGATCAGAACGCTGCAACACGCGGAACAgttgtaatatttttatttttgagtgtcttttaaataacaatcttttaaaatttataaatatggcAGACAAACTATAAATTACAATAGTTAAACATTAACAATTGTCCCTAAAAGTGAAAAACATTGCTTAAACAACGCGATTTCTTAAGGAAAAAGTTGATTTTCGGTAAAACGGTAAATTTATAACGGGCAGCGCGCGCAGTTACTGTAGTGTTCGTGTTGGTGAAGTGTCTACGCGGTTCGTGTCGTACGTTACACGACTGCGCCCCTCGGTCGGTTGGGCGGGAGGTGGGATGCAGCACATTGCATCGGGGTTCGCGCgaaaaatataaactttttaaagtGAGACCGCTATAATCAACGCTTTCTATAGAACTAATAATCGAAAAGTGCATTATATTTAgctaaaatttatattaaaatttaagctGCGCTGCCATGCGCTGTGCTCGTGAAAAACGGTAAAATCCATGTACGCCAGCCCGCGCAAAAATTGTGAATGTCTTTATTTGTCGAATAACCTAAAGCAAACTTTTAAAATGGAATTTTAAGCATTACAAATGTGGCATACAAGCTCTAAACGATGCATATACCCCTTTAAAATAGAACATAAAAGTGACGTGCTGaagtttatattaaaatttacaCAGCCTTTCCTACTTTGCGTTTGAGAAAAGAGCACAGCTGAGTTTTTGTGTATCGATAATATGCTGCACGGGCAGCTGATTTTTTGTGTATCGATAATAAGCTGCACGGGCAGCTGTTTTTTTTGTCTATCGATAACAACCGGCACGGGCGCGTTAGTTGTGAAATTCTCATTTGTGGAAGGGCAGAAAGTCaacattttaaacaaatattaagcATTATAAACATGGCGGACACCGATACAGCTGAAAAGGATGTCGACAATATAATACGCATAATGGTAGCCACTGACAATCATTTGGGCTACGCTGAGAAGGACACGGTACGCGGCGAAGATAGTTTTACGGCCTTTGAGGAAATACTGGAACTGGCAGTGTCCGAGGATGTGGACATGATATTGCTAGGAGGTGACTTATTTCACGATTCAGTGCCTAGCCAAAATTCGATGTACAAGTGAGTGAACACTATTGAtagaatttcaatatttaaataaacattataCTTACTTTCAGATGCATTGAATTGCTGAGGCGCTATACTTTTGGGGACAAGCCCGTATCGTTGGAGATATTAAGTGATCAGTCACATTGCTTCCACAATGCTGTTAACCAGTCGGTTAACTATGAGGATCCAAATCTGAATATTTCCATACCAGTGTTTTCTATACACGGCAATCATGACGATCCCAGTGGTTTCGGTCGATTGAGCTCCTTAGATTTGCTTAGCTCAACGGGCTTGGTGAACTACTTTGGACGCTGGACTGATCTTACTCAGTTGGAGATTAGTCCGATTCTCATGCGTAAGGGCGAAACCAAGTTGGCACTGTATGGACTAAGTCACATTCATGACGCTCGCTTGGTGCGCATCTTCACGGACTTTCAAGTGACCATCAATTGTCCCAAAGAGTCTGAGGAAGATTGGTTCCATTTGATGGTTGTGCACCAGAACCGCGCAGATCGTGGACCCAAGAACTATCTGCCCGAGGAGCTTTTGCCTGCGTTtttaaacttaattatttGGGGTCACGAACACGACTGCCGCATTGATCCTGAAGTGAATGCGTTGCGTGATTTTTACGTTTCCCAGCCGGGCTCTTCGGTGGCCACCTCCCTGGCTAAGGGAGAGTCGATTAAAAAGCACGTGGGTCTACTGGAGATATACAAAACTAAGTTTCATCTCAAGCCACTGCCGCTGCAAACTGTGCGCCCCTTCATATTTGATTCGATTGATATTGATAGCTATGCTACAAAATTGAATCTAAAGCAGGGCGATGCCTCTATAAAGGTATGCGATTTCGCCAAAAACCGTGTCGAAGCCATGATCGAGGAGGCCAAAAGCTTGCTCACGGGACACCCAAAACAACCGACGCTGCCACTGATACGTCTACGTCTGCGTTACACTGACGAGACGCACATGTTTAATACCATTCGATTTGGCCAAATGTTTAGCACACGTGTTGCTAATGTGGCGGACGTTGTAAAGTTTGAGAAGCTAACCAAACGAGCGAATAAGGATAAGATTAATGTAGACAGGGATGCTATGCAGCGCGTAATGGTAAAGAACTATCCTTTTACTTTAAGTTGCCCTTAAAACAAAACTGTTATTTTAGGAGGTAGACAACACGGCGCGCGTCGAGGAATTGGTAGATCGTTATTTTGAGGAAGTCAAGGATAAACATCCGCTCAAGCTGCTACACTCAAAGGCGTTAGCGGAGGTTACCTATCGCATGGTTGAGCGCTCCGACAATAATGCAGCCGATCATATTTTCAAGTTTGTTAACTCCTCTATAAGCGAATTTGCAATTTcagtaaatatttcaattgcaGATTTTACAATGAAAAGGCCGTTGAACATTTAATGGAAACGCTGCCCTCTATTGAGAATATAAATGATGAACTTGAGAATTTTAGGCTGCGTTATAAGGCGGATGATCTACTTAAAATGCTAGATGCTTCTGATCTAAAGACAGCTGCATatgcttctgctgctggcaGCAAGACGATTAATAACGATGGGAATTCGTCCCTTGCGCCAAAGGCATCGACTGCCAAGGCTTCTGGGCGCGGTGCTAGTCGAGTAGGTGCCGCGCGTGGTCGAGGAACTGCTGCGTCTACTAGTGCAGCAACCACTCCCGCTAAGCCTAAATTGAATGTGTCCGTTAACACAAGAGTAAGCTCATTtagatatattgtattttattctcgctatttctttttttttttttgcctcgAACAGAATTCATCGAACGAACCACAAGGGCTTATGGACGCCTATAACAAGGGACGCAGAAATAAAGGCAAAGTAGTCTACGTTGTATCTGATGATTCCGATTAACAGGTACTTAACAATGTTTTACATATAACCTTTTATATCCTAATACACATTTATTATGTTGCCAGACGGCTCGCTACTAATAATCAGTTTTAATTACATGCACTCGACGtaattcccaaaaaaaaaaaaaaaaaaagaactggaAATACTCGCAATACCTGTTGGCTTCTATTGCGTcgactttatatatataaagaacaATCAGTTTATTACGTactttgaaaatatatgtgaAGATCGAATTTCTTCATTGAAGGTTATGATTTGTTAAACTGCGTATTGTCTATATCGATGTAGGTATCTGGGATGTATTTCAATTTGCGTTTACAAAACTTaatactttttattattttatgcaaaCCACTTGACAATAACTGGGTGCTATGTGTCGTGCACCATTTCCCTAATGTTAAGATATATTACACTTAAACATAAAGCTACAATATATGTTAGGGCCTGTCCAATACGCATGAATATCAAGGATGTTCCTCGCTGCGTTCGGTTAGGCTGGGTTCTTTGGTAGTTTAGCTGCATCGGCTTTGACGAATAACGACTTTTAAGCACtaatacatgtacacacactaCCATACGCACACGAAACTTGAATAACGACTGGAGCTCTTTGTCTACTGCTGATGATACTCGTAGTAATACCGATATGGATCCACTGGGGAGCTTCCGCCGGCAGCTGTAACGCCTACGCCGGCATTTGTTTTTGAGACGGGCCGGATGACATAGGTGTTGCGTCTGAAAGTTTTGGTTAAGATTGATTTGCGATTCTTGCTGCTGGCGGGAATCAGATTTACCTGTTGTGCTCGCCGGCATGCACTTGGAAGCTGGTCTCTTCGCTGTGATCATGTGAAAAGAGCTTCTTAAGCGCTATTATGCCCGCTATGGTGAGGGCCACTTTACTGATTACCAGCGCCTTGCCGGCAATAGCGGCCAGCGCCTTCAGGCCAAGTGGTCCGGCAATGCCCATTGCTGTTAGCAGCGCAGCAATCACATATTTGATGTGTCCACCAtctttttgcttctttttcttaTGCTCGCGACCTACGCCCACATCCAAATCC is a window encoding:
- the LOC6629229 gene encoding transcription factor kayak isoform X1, which encodes MNSATKVGEIFTAAGQAFSRLGDLTMQLHPNAESPSGKWTDEEIDMLHSSIMRFSDDLSKISLSIKNRTVSQIRQALKKKAFEDAGIPAKQVPVQQVQHVIQTVQQLPIVQQHHVFKSHIIQQQPQPQQQTKQIILQPQTTTTTVTIKQFQQMQQQKAAALAAAQAAAAANAPTITENIIIQQPTSTTAVTVQQPQQQQQQPHAVVATSATQQIIVPAATTVLSPSAAVGAVVVADDVVSTTSTPTTATNAGLKCGPDVSMTLNRINVQENEVDVEECLPAEVVKLDFVSEEVAG
- the LOC6629229 gene encoding putative uncharacterized protein DDB_G0271606 isoform X2, whose protein sequence is MNSATKVGEIFTAAGQAFSRLGDLTMQLHPNAESPSGSQIRQALKKKAFEDAGIPAKQVPVQQVQHVIQTVQQLPIVQQHHVFKSHIIQQQPQPQQQTKQIILQPQTTTTTVTIKQFQQMQQQKAAALAAAQAAAAANAPTITENIIIQQPTSTTAVTVQQPQQQQQQPHAVVATSATQQIIVPAATTVLSPSAAVGAVVVADDVVSTTSTPTTATNAGLKCGPDVSMTLNRINVQENEVDVEECLPAEVVKLDFVSEEVAG
- the Ppt2 gene encoding lysosomal thioesterase PPT2 homolog; its protein translation is MRIKYLLIVCMYFIGSLAYRPVVIIHGILSGAESMTLLVRHIEKLHPGTVVYNCDKFSGWYSLENAWWQVEQIRDYIGQIGKLHPEGIIVLGYSQGGLLARAAIQSLPNHNVKTFISLSSPQAGQYGTSFLHLIFPDLAAKTAFELFYSRVGQHTSVGGYWNDPHKQELYMKYSEFLPLINNERLSSNSTSFKMGMERLDKLVLIGGPNDDVITPWQSSHFSYFNESLDVVPFYKRTIYMNDSIGLKTLLEDERLIIIVKPFVHHLSWHTNKKVINEVIMPYLD
- the mre11 gene encoding double-strand break repair protein MRE11 produces the protein MADTDTAEKDVDNIIRIMVATDNHLGYAEKDTVRGEDSFTAFEEILELAVSEDVDMILLGGDLFHDSVPSQNSMYKCIELLRRYTFGDKPVSLEILSDQSHCFHNAVNQSVNYEDPNLNISIPVFSIHGNHDDPSGFGRLSSLDLLSSTGLVNYFGRWTDLTQLEISPILMRKGETKLALYGLSHIHDARLVRIFTDFQVTINCPKESEEDWFHLMVVHQNRADRGPKNYLPEELLPAFLNLIIWGHEHDCRIDPEVNALRDFYVSQPGSSVATSLAKGESIKKHVGLLEIYKTKFHLKPLPLQTVRPFIFDSIDIDSYATKLNLKQGDASIKVCDFAKNRVEAMIEEAKSLLTGHPKQPTLPLIRLRLRYTDETHMFNTIRFGQMFSTRVANVADVVKFEKLTKRANKDKINVDRDAMQRVMEVDNTARVEELVDRYFEEVKDKHPLKLLHSKALAEVTYRMVERSDNNAADHIFKFYNEKAVEHLMETLPSIENINDELENFRLRYKADDLLKMLDASDLKTAAYASAAGSKTINNDGNSSLAPKASTAKASGRGASRVGAARGRGTAASTSAATTPAKPKLNVSVNTRNSSNEPQGLMDAYNKGRRNKGKVVYVVSDDSD